The Gemmatimonadales bacterium genome has a window encoding:
- a CDS encoding TatD family hydrolase, translated as MLIDTHCHLADPTYQPDRAEVLDRAWAAGVGHVVVIGESPAAADQALALAASDPRLSATAGVHPHEARIWSDEIERALRERLRSPRVVAAGEMGLDYHYDHSPREAQRAAFEAQLRLARETGQPAVIHAREADDDVAALLRAHPDVPAILHSFSSGPALLRAGLDLRHYVSFSGMVTFKSWRLDEAILETPLDRLLLETDGPYLAPVPHRGKRNEPAFVRHVAERIARLRGMTTEELIAATGRNAARVFRLPPLSARSAPS; from the coding sequence GTGCTGATCGATACCCATTGTCACCTCGCCGATCCGACCTACCAGCCGGATCGCGCGGAGGTGCTGGACCGGGCCTGGGCCGCCGGGGTAGGGCACGTGGTGGTGATCGGCGAATCGCCCGCCGCGGCCGATCAGGCACTCGCCCTCGCCGCCAGCGATCCCCGGCTTTCCGCCACCGCCGGCGTCCATCCACACGAGGCCCGCATCTGGAGCGACGAGATTGAACGCGCGCTCCGCGAGCGGCTCCGGAGCCCGCGAGTGGTGGCAGCCGGTGAGATGGGCCTGGACTATCACTACGACCACTCGCCCCGCGAGGCCCAGCGCGCGGCATTCGAGGCCCAGCTCCGGCTGGCCCGGGAGACCGGCCAGCCGGCCGTAATCCACGCTCGGGAGGCGGACGACGACGTTGCCGCCCTGCTGCGTGCCCACCCGGACGTCCCTGCCATCCTTCACTCCTTCAGCAGCGGACCCGCCCTCTTGCGGGCGGGGTTGGACCTCCGCCACTATGTGTCGTTCAGCGGAATGGTCACCTTCAAGAGCTGGCGGCTGGACGAGGCCATCCTGGAGACGCCGCTGGACCGGCTGCTGCTCGAGACTGACGGCCCCTACCTCGCGCCCGTGCCCCACCGGGGGAAGCGGAACGAGCCGGCGTTCGTCCGTCACGTGGCCGAGCGAATCGCCCGGCTCCGCGGCATGACCACCGAGGAGCTGATCGCGGCCACCGGCCGGAATGCGGCACGCGTGTTTCGACTTCCACCTCTCAGCGCCCGGAGCGCTCCCTCGTGA
- the lptE gene encoding LPS assembly lipoprotein LptE, which produces MRLTSGLLASLSTVGLAACLYGFAGGGLPSNIKTVALLPFDNQTSEPTLTQEVAVRVRDAVQSRLGLRAASEAQADAVVRGTISRYEPDIPVQYSGNEGESQVNVTRRLVHITVSVQIQDQRAGKPLWERSGLLLEGDYTQGQEAQGRQKALDKLVTYIVEGAQSQW; this is translated from the coding sequence TTGCGCCTGACATCTGGACTGCTCGCAAGCCTTAGCACCGTCGGGCTGGCCGCCTGTCTCTACGGCTTCGCCGGCGGCGGGCTGCCCTCCAACATCAAGACCGTGGCGCTGCTCCCCTTCGACAATCAGACCTCCGAGCCCACCCTGACCCAGGAAGTCGCGGTGCGGGTGCGCGATGCCGTTCAGAGCCGCCTCGGCCTCCGGGCCGCCAGCGAGGCCCAGGCCGATGCCGTGGTCCGCGGGACCATCTCCCGATACGAGCCCGACATCCCGGTGCAGTATTCGGGCAACGAAGGAGAGTCGCAGGTGAACGTCACCCGCCGCCTGGTCCACATCACCGTGTCGGTCCAGATCCAGGATCAGCGCGCGGGGAAGCCGCTGTGGGAGCGCAGCGGTCTCCTGCTTGAGGGGGACTATACCCAAGGGCAGGAGGCCCAGGGCCGCCAGAAGGCGCTCGACAAGCTGGTGACCTACATCGTCGAAGGAGCGCAGTCGCAATGGTAG
- a CDS encoding RidA family protein yields the protein MPTGFVSTPDAPRAIGPYSQATRANGFLFTAGQVGFDPATGELVDGGIAEQTERVLANLGAILRAAGLELSSVVKTTVFLVDMADFARMNEVYAQAFGDHRPARSTVAVAALPRGARVEIEAVAVLPS from the coding sequence ATGCCGACCGGCTTCGTTTCGACCCCGGACGCGCCCCGCGCGATCGGCCCCTACAGTCAGGCCACCCGGGCCAATGGCTTCCTGTTTACGGCCGGACAGGTCGGGTTCGATCCCGCCACGGGGGAGCTGGTCGACGGTGGCATCGCGGAACAGACCGAGCGGGTGCTCGCCAACCTCGGCGCGATTCTTCGGGCGGCGGGCCTCGAGCTCTCCAGCGTGGTGAAGACCACGGTCTTCCTGGTCGACATGGCGGACTTCGCCCGGATGAACGAGGTCTACGCCCAGGCGTTTGGCGACCACCGGCCCGCGCGCTCGACCGTGGCGGTGGCCGCGCTGCCCCGCGGCGCGCGGGTCGAGATCGAAGCCGTCGCGGTGTTACCTTCCTGA
- the secF gene encoding protein translocase subunit SecF: MLRLFANAHYDFISVRRYAYVATAAVILPGLLLLLIRGLNYSIEFTGGTLVQIQSRTPVNVATLRTGLDHQGIPGSEIQNFGAANEYVIRARVAKPGTDANDTQSAARAVSQALDATLGAGKYTVVRTEAVGPKVGGELRQKAFLAIFLSFFAVLAYLAYRFEWRFGLAAVTATAHDILATVAFIGALRLEVSLTVVAAVLSMVGYSLNDTIIIFDRVRENLHKHKKDTFEQILNRSINETLPRSVLTHGTTLASLTALTIFGGEVIRPFALVMFFGVFTGTFSSIYIAAPVLMAIEKRWPGQLARGHLGAAKPAGVPVTGRKAQPVA, encoded by the coding sequence ATGCTGAGACTCTTCGCCAACGCCCACTACGACTTCATCTCGGTCCGGCGTTACGCCTACGTCGCCACGGCGGCGGTCATTCTGCCCGGACTGCTCCTGCTCCTCATCCGGGGCCTCAACTACAGCATCGAGTTCACCGGCGGCACCCTGGTGCAGATTCAGAGCCGCACGCCGGTCAACGTCGCCACCCTGCGGACCGGGCTGGACCACCAGGGGATTCCCGGCTCGGAGATCCAGAACTTCGGGGCCGCCAACGAGTACGTGATCCGTGCTCGGGTGGCCAAGCCGGGAACCGACGCGAACGACACCCAGAGCGCGGCACGCGCGGTGTCTCAGGCGCTCGATGCTACGCTCGGGGCGGGGAAGTACACGGTGGTCCGCACCGAGGCGGTCGGCCCCAAGGTCGGCGGCGAGCTGCGCCAGAAGGCGTTCCTGGCGATCTTCCTCTCCTTCTTCGCGGTGCTGGCGTATCTCGCCTACCGCTTCGAGTGGCGATTCGGGCTCGCCGCGGTGACCGCGACGGCGCACGACATCCTGGCGACCGTCGCGTTCATCGGCGCCCTGCGGCTGGAAGTGAGCCTCACGGTCGTGGCCGCCGTGCTCTCGATGGTCGGGTACTCCCTCAACGACACCATCATCATCTTCGATCGCGTCCGGGAGAATCTGCACAAACACAAGAAGGACACCTTCGAGCAGATCCTCAACCGCTCGATCAACGAGACGCTGCCCCGCAGCGTCCTCACGCACGGGACGACCCTGGCGTCGCTCACCGCGCTGACGATCTTCGGCGGAGAGGTCATCCGTCCCTTCGCGCTGGTCATGTTCTTCGGCGTGTTTACCGGGACCTTCTCCTCGATTTATATCGCCGCGCCCGTGCTCATGGCCATCGAGAAGCGCTGGCCCGGTCAACTTGCCCGTGGACATCTGGGGGCCGCCAAGCCCGCTGGTGTGCCGGTGACCGGACGGAAGGCGCAGCCGGTCGCCTGA
- a CDS encoding peptidylprolyl isomerase, with protein MPCSRVRAGRWLVALCLGGLLPLVAAPLAAQQEAVIEQLAPLLAAEDARDFQPDLYRRALVSPDSLVRRIAAVGAGRIGDLRATPLLVPVLADPDSTVRVAAAFGLGLLRDTAAVQPLIDRLTGTPPLESVSAGEAVTALAKIGGRRVGEFFSAVLGHRVVLSVADPASVINQLVLESWRLGADAPIQGLLPFTDDTSGSVRWRAVFALARLRAPAAANRLLLALKDSDPFIRSLAARGMTRSFAETAKLAPASASDLLVRSVVDPSPLVKINALLALGSYHDSTLAVRVTPLLDDPLPNAQVQAADALGQLGGSEAAKGLLKVMKGKRTFAARRASLVALARIDTAAFAAAAAPWRGSADWRERAAAAEGSAVASPGKSPWFLADADGRVVAAGLLAWSDALQGPDPALLAAARPLLSHPDAGVRSVAADAVARAADPADLPALAAMYARTGHDSFPEAALSALGGILAIQKSGPAARARVEREFLQTSTRPANYLIRRWAEDNWSEAAERWGAAYPLATGRTLEDYRDLVRRYLTASDSVARPHVIIDTEGRGPIEVELLGPDAPLTVANFLRLVDRRFFDGHHWHRVVPNFVIQDGDPRGDGFGGPGGAIRDEINRIRYDGPVVGMALSGPDSGSSQWFINLSAQPHLDGTYTVFGRVVGGTVTLTRITQGDVIRTIRR; from the coding sequence ATGCCCTGTAGCCGGGTGCGGGCCGGACGTTGGCTCGTCGCCCTGTGCCTGGGCGGTCTCCTGCCGCTCGTCGCCGCCCCGCTGGCGGCGCAGCAGGAGGCAGTGATCGAGCAGCTCGCGCCGCTCCTGGCCGCCGAGGACGCGCGCGACTTTCAGCCGGACCTCTACCGCAGAGCCTTGGTCTCACCCGACTCGCTGGTCCGCCGGATCGCGGCCGTCGGTGCCGGCCGGATCGGTGACCTGCGCGCCACACCGCTCCTGGTGCCGGTGTTGGCCGATCCGGACTCCACCGTTCGGGTGGCCGCGGCGTTCGGCCTCGGCCTGCTGAGAGACACGGCGGCCGTTCAGCCGCTGATCGACCGCCTGACCGGGACACCGCCGCTGGAGTCGGTCTCCGCGGGAGAGGCGGTCACCGCCCTCGCCAAGATCGGGGGCCGCCGCGTGGGCGAGTTCTTTTCCGCCGTGCTGGGCCACCGGGTGGTCCTCTCGGTGGCCGATCCCGCGTCGGTGATCAACCAGCTGGTGCTGGAGTCCTGGCGTCTCGGCGCCGACGCCCCGATCCAGGGACTGCTCCCCTTTACCGACGACACCAGTGGCAGCGTCCGCTGGCGTGCGGTCTTTGCCCTGGCACGGCTCCGCGCGCCGGCCGCCGCCAATCGGCTGCTCCTGGCGCTCAAGGATTCCGATCCCTTCATCCGCTCGCTGGCTGCTCGGGGAATGACGCGGAGCTTTGCCGAGACGGCCAAGCTGGCGCCCGCCAGCGCCTCGGACCTGCTGGTTCGGAGCGTGGTCGATCCGAGCCCTCTGGTGAAGATCAACGCCCTCCTGGCGCTCGGGAGCTATCACGATTCGACCCTCGCCGTGCGCGTGACGCCGCTGCTCGATGATCCCTTGCCCAACGCCCAGGTGCAGGCGGCGGATGCGCTGGGGCAGCTCGGCGGCTCCGAGGCCGCCAAGGGCCTGCTGAAGGTGATGAAGGGAAAGCGGACGTTTGCCGCCCGGCGCGCCTCGCTGGTGGCCTTGGCCCGCATCGATACCGCCGCGTTCGCCGCGGCGGCCGCGCCCTGGCGCGGGAGCGCCGACTGGCGAGAGCGGGCCGCCGCGGCCGAGGGTTCGGCGGTGGCCAGTCCAGGAAAGTCGCCCTGGTTTCTCGCGGATGCTGACGGTCGGGTGGTCGCGGCCGGACTGCTAGCGTGGTCCGATGCACTGCAGGGGCCCGATCCGGCGCTCCTCGCCGCGGCCCGGCCGCTCCTCTCGCACCCCGACGCCGGCGTGCGGAGCGTCGCGGCCGACGCGGTGGCGCGGGCCGCCGACCCGGCCGACCTGCCGGCCCTGGCCGCGATGTACGCCCGTACCGGGCACGACTCCTTCCCCGAGGCGGCCCTCTCCGCCCTCGGTGGCATCCTGGCGATCCAGAAGAGCGGTCCCGCGGCTCGGGCCCGGGTCGAGCGGGAGTTCCTTCAGACTTCCACCAGGCCGGCCAACTATCTGATCCGCCGCTGGGCCGAGGACAACTGGAGCGAGGCGGCCGAGCGCTGGGGTGCGGCGTACCCCCTCGCGACCGGTCGCACGCTGGAAGACTACCGCGACCTGGTGCGCCGGTATCTCACCGCCAGCGATTCCGTGGCGCGCCCGCATGTCATCATCGACACCGAAGGCCGCGGCCCCATCGAGGTCGAGCTGCTCGGCCCCGACGCTCCCCTCACCGTCGCCAACTTCCTGCGTCTGGTGGATCGCCGCTTCTTCGACGGGCACCACTGGCACCGGGTGGTGCCCAACTTCGTCATCCAGGACGGCGACCCGCGGGGTGATGGGTTCGGCGGACCGGGGGGCGCCATCCGGGACGAGATCAACCGCATCCGTTACGACGGGCCGGTCGTGGGCATGGCGCTCTCCGGCCCCGACAGCGGCTCCAGCCAATGGTTCATCAACCTGAGCGCGCAGCCCCACCTGGACGGCACCTACACGGTGTTCGGCCGCGTGGTCGGAGGCACCGTGACGTTGACCCGCATCACACAGGGGGACGTGATCCGCACGATCCGCCGATGA
- a CDS encoding UDP-2,3-diacylglucosamine diphosphatase: MRPDGKRSIFGAVLGHALVVVSDAHLGGAPPDVEERLLAFLEAVPTLGDCLLLNGDLFDFWFSYSRVVPRRGFHVAAALAGLGRRRLPIVMVGGNHDRWGGDFWARDLGIRFEPLLARFEIGRRQVLAIHGDGLTEPGLRATLVHRLINHRITAAVYRWIHPELGLRLVDIIGPHLGNHAPGEAAVGAAAERQRQWAERRLTSEPELGLLVMGHTHRAALSEAAPGRQYLNPGAWFDNGRYAVATETSAELRGFTPAAPPPPQPTAPR; this comes from the coding sequence TTGCGGCCGGATGGCAAGCGATCCATCTTTGGCGCCGTGCTGGGGCATGCGCTCGTCGTCGTCTCCGACGCCCACCTGGGTGGAGCACCGCCTGACGTCGAGGAGAGGCTCCTGGCCTTCCTCGAGGCCGTGCCGACGCTGGGTGACTGCCTCCTGCTGAACGGCGACCTCTTCGACTTCTGGTTCTCCTACTCGCGGGTCGTTCCCCGGCGCGGCTTTCACGTGGCGGCGGCGCTGGCGGGTCTCGGGCGTCGCCGCCTTCCGATCGTGATGGTGGGGGGAAATCACGACCGCTGGGGCGGCGACTTCTGGGCCCGCGACCTCGGCATTCGATTCGAGCCGCTGTTGGCCAGGTTCGAGATCGGGCGCCGCCAGGTGCTGGCAATCCATGGGGACGGCCTGACCGAGCCCGGGCTCAGGGCGACTCTCGTGCACCGTCTCATCAACCATCGGATCACTGCCGCGGTCTACCGGTGGATTCATCCCGAGCTGGGGCTGCGGTTGGTCGACATCATAGGGCCGCATCTGGGCAACCATGCCCCGGGCGAAGCCGCGGTGGGTGCCGCGGCCGAGCGGCAGCGCCAGTGGGCGGAGCGGCGCCTCACGTCGGAGCCCGAGCTCGGACTGCTGGTGATGGGACACACCCACCGGGCCGCCCTCTCGGAGGCTGCCCCGGGCCGGCAGTACCTCAATCCGGGAGCCTGGTTCGACAACGGGCGGTATGCGGTGGCCACCGAGACCAGCGCCGAGCTTCGCGGATTCACCCCAGCGGCACCACCTCCGCCGCAACCAACCGCTCCCCGATAA
- a CDS encoding formate--tetrahydrofolate ligase, translating into MTTSVPSDIAIAQAAKLRPIQDVAAEVGLGPDDILLYGRHKAKISAEAIRARAPTGRLVLVTGINPTPAGEGKSTVTVGVSQALRRLGKKVMLCIREPSLGPVFGVKGGAAGGGYAQVVPMDEINLHFTGDFHAITSAHNLLSAMLDNHLHQGNVLNLDPRRITWPRTMDMNDRALRSIVISLGGINAGPVREDRFVIVPGSEIMAILALAADLTDLEARISRIIVGLTRDRKPVTAGELKAAGAMTLLLKDAILPNLVQTLEGGPALVHAGPFGNIAHGCNSLAATRLGLSLADIVLTEAGFGADLGAEKFFDIKCRFGGLKPEAAVVVATVRALKMHGGVKKDALGTPDVAALKRGMVNLEAHVKNVQKFGVPVIVALNRFTSDTEEEIRSVLAAAGTWGARAALSEVWAKGGAGGEAVAKEILATLAEGKAAFQPIYDAALPIKQKIEIIAREIYGAAGVDYSATADKAIAQCEGMGLGQTPVCMAKTQYSFSDDASKLGRPQGFRLTVRDVYPSAGAGFVVALAGEIMTMPGLSKTPSAEAIRVHADGTIEGLF; encoded by the coding sequence GTGACGACCAGCGTCCCTTCCGATATCGCCATCGCGCAGGCCGCCAAGCTCCGACCGATCCAGGACGTGGCCGCCGAGGTGGGGCTCGGTCCCGACGACATTCTCCTGTACGGCCGCCACAAGGCCAAGATCAGTGCCGAGGCCATCCGGGCCCGCGCACCCACGGGTCGCCTGGTGCTCGTCACCGGGATCAACCCGACGCCCGCCGGAGAAGGGAAGAGCACCGTCACCGTCGGCGTGAGCCAGGCGCTCCGGCGGCTGGGGAAGAAGGTCATGCTCTGCATCCGGGAGCCATCGCTGGGCCCCGTGTTCGGCGTCAAGGGCGGCGCGGCCGGCGGCGGCTATGCGCAGGTGGTGCCGATGGACGAGATCAATCTCCATTTCACCGGCGACTTCCACGCCATCACCTCGGCGCATAACCTGCTCTCGGCAATGCTGGACAACCATCTGCACCAGGGCAACGTCCTCAACCTCGACCCGCGCCGGATCACCTGGCCCCGCACCATGGACATGAACGATCGGGCCCTCCGCTCGATCGTGATCAGCCTCGGCGGCATCAACGCCGGACCGGTGCGCGAGGACCGCTTCGTCATCGTGCCCGGCAGCGAGATCATGGCGATCCTGGCGCTCGCCGCCGATCTCACGGATCTCGAGGCCCGGATCAGCCGGATCATCGTCGGGCTCACCCGCGACCGGAAGCCGGTCACCGCCGGCGAGCTCAAGGCCGCCGGCGCGATGACGCTCCTGCTCAAGGACGCGATCCTCCCCAACCTGGTGCAAACGCTGGAGGGCGGGCCGGCGCTGGTCCACGCCGGACCCTTCGGCAACATCGCCCACGGCTGCAACTCGCTCGCCGCCACCCGGCTGGGGCTCTCCCTCGCGGACATCGTGCTGACCGAGGCGGGCTTCGGCGCCGACCTCGGGGCCGAGAAGTTCTTCGATATCAAGTGCCGGTTCGGCGGGCTCAAGCCCGAGGCGGCGGTGGTGGTCGCCACGGTGCGGGCGCTCAAGATGCACGGCGGGGTCAAGAAGGACGCGCTGGGCACTCCCGATGTGGCCGCCCTCAAGCGGGGGATGGTGAACCTCGAGGCCCACGTGAAGAACGTGCAGAAGTTCGGCGTGCCGGTGATCGTCGCCCTCAACCGCTTCACCTCCGATACCGAGGAGGAGATCCGGTCGGTGCTCGCCGCCGCGGGAACCTGGGGAGCCCGCGCGGCCCTGAGCGAGGTCTGGGCCAAGGGAGGGGCTGGTGGCGAGGCCGTCGCCAAGGAGATCCTGGCCACCCTCGCCGAGGGCAAGGCGGCGTTCCAGCCGATCTACGACGCCGCGCTCCCCATCAAGCAGAAGATCGAGATCATCGCGCGCGAGATCTACGGCGCCGCGGGCGTCGACTACAGTGCCACCGCCGACAAGGCCATCGCCCAGTGCGAGGGCATGGGCCTGGGCCAGACGCCGGTATGCATGGCCAAGACCCAGTACAGCTTCAGCGACGACGCCAGCAAGCTGGGGCGGCCGCAGGGCTTCCGCCTGACCGTTCGAGATGTCTACCCCAGCGCGGGCGCCGGCTTCGTCGTCGCGCTCGCGGGCGAGATCATGACCATGCCGGGCCTCTCCAAGACGCCGTCCGCCGAGGCGATCCGGGTCCACGCCGACGGCACCATCGAGGGACTCTTCTGA
- a CDS encoding thioesterase family protein: protein MTVPEVSETLVRVNYSETDQMGVVYHARYLVWLDIARTEHLRLSGMSYRELEHAGLRLVVGEVAVRYREPARFDDSLRIRCWVREVGSRRIDFGYSVEHAEDGRLLATAFTSLMALSTAMTLTRLPDAVRSALVAIPDPVRLQLGIERQTRGRQHAL from the coding sequence ATGACCGTTCCTGAGGTCTCGGAGACGCTGGTGCGGGTCAACTACTCCGAGACCGATCAGATGGGGGTCGTCTACCACGCCCGCTACCTCGTGTGGCTCGACATTGCGCGGACCGAACACCTGCGGCTGAGCGGGATGAGCTATCGCGAGCTGGAGCACGCCGGCCTCCGCCTGGTGGTGGGCGAGGTGGCCGTCCGCTACCGCGAGCCTGCCCGGTTCGACGATTCCCTCCGCATCCGCTGCTGGGTGCGCGAAGTGGGCTCCCGGCGGATCGACTTCGGCTACAGTGTGGAGCACGCCGAGGACGGACGCCTGTTGGCCACCGCGTTCACGTCGCTGATGGCGCTGAGCACGGCCATGACCCTCACCCGACTACCCGATGCCGTCCGAAGCGCCCTCGTTGCTATTCCCGACCCGGTCCGGCTGCAGCTCGGCATCGAGCGCCAAACGCGAGGGAGGCAGCATGCCCTGTAG
- the murI gene encoding glutamate racemase produces MNRAPVGIFDSGIGGLTVAHAVFERLPRESTIYFGDTARVPYGPKSPETVRRYSQEILHWLLGQGVKAVVIACNTSTAHALETLQAESPVPVIGVIEPGARAAAAASVNGPIGVIGTAGTIASNAYARGIQRARPGAVVVQQPCPLFVPLVEEGWFEHPAAELIARDYLEPLRRVKVDTLVLGCTHYPLLKPLIQRVMGPSVQLIDSGEETASAVDLALRAAGIEAPPGVGARHRFAVSDDEARFRAVGSRFIGERLVAAEVVPLG; encoded by the coding sequence ATGAATCGCGCCCCGGTCGGGATCTTCGACTCCGGGATCGGCGGGCTCACCGTCGCCCACGCAGTGTTCGAGCGGCTGCCGAGGGAGTCGACCATCTACTTCGGCGACACCGCCCGGGTGCCCTACGGCCCCAAGTCCCCCGAGACGGTGAGGCGCTACAGCCAGGAAATCCTCCACTGGCTGCTGGGGCAGGGGGTCAAGGCGGTGGTGATCGCCTGCAACACCAGCACCGCGCACGCGCTGGAGACGCTGCAGGCGGAGTCTCCGGTGCCGGTGATCGGAGTGATCGAGCCGGGGGCTCGCGCCGCGGCCGCCGCTTCGGTCAATGGCCCCATCGGCGTGATCGGGACGGCGGGAACCATCGCGAGCAACGCCTACGCCCGCGGCATCCAGCGCGCCCGGCCGGGCGCAGTGGTCGTGCAGCAGCCGTGCCCTCTGTTCGTCCCGCTGGTGGAAGAGGGATGGTTCGAGCATCCCGCGGCGGAGCTGATCGCGCGCGACTACCTGGAGCCGCTCCGTCGGGTCAAGGTCGACACGCTCGTCCTCGGCTGTACCCACTATCCGCTGCTGAAGCCGCTCATCCAGCGGGTGATGGGGCCGTCGGTTCAGCTGATCGACAGCGGCGAGGAAACCGCGAGCGCGGTCGACCTCGCGCTTCGCGCCGCGGGAATCGAGGCGCCGCCGGGCGTCGGCGCCCGGCACCGCTTCGCCGTGAGCGACGACGAGGCACGCTTCCGTGCCGTCGGATCCCGCTTTATCGGGGAGCGGTTGGTTGCGGCGGAGGTGGTGCCGCTGGGGTGA